The nucleotide window AACAAGAAAAAAAATCTCGGCGGACCAAGCAAGCGAAAAGCTCCTAAGAAATTCGGTGCCAACAGAGCTCAGCAGAAGCAGAAGTCTATTGCTAAGAGAAAGAAATAAAACTAAAAATCCTCAGAATTCTCTGAGGATTTTTTATTTACTGAAGACCATTACACGTTTATCTATTACGCCGTCATTATTTGCGTCATAACCGAAGTAAGAATCGATTAATTGTAATTCATTATTTGTAATGGAATTAATTTTAATAATGTAAGGGTTACCTGTGAGAGTAGATTTAAAGGTTACTTCTCTCTGATTTTCATTGTAATTGAATTCGCCATTTTCTGTTTCATCTACAACGCAAGAACCTATAAAATTATCTTTGAAAATAGTCAATGTATACCTATTGTCAGAAAACAAATAAGTCATTTTATCCGGGCAATCCGAAATAATTTCTGAACTTAAAACGGAATTGTCTTTTCCGGACATAATTTGTATTTTAGTCAGATTCCAAGTTCCCAAAATCAAAGATTCTTCTTTCTCATCATCTTTCCGACAAGAAATAATAGATAACGAAGCCAATGCAATTAGAATAAATTTTTTCAAAGTATTAATTTTCCACAAATAAAATGAAAATTAATTTAACAATGAAATCAACTCCTGATCCACTTCCAGATCTCTTTCAAAGTCGCCTTGTTCCCATACATCAAAATCCCAACTCTATAGATTTTCGAAGCAATGAAAACCATTAATAGAGTAGAAGCAATCAACAAAAATATCGACAACAAAATCTCCCAAAGTGGAACCCCAAACGGAATCCTCGCAATCATCGCAACCGGCGAAGTAAACGGAATAATGGACAGCCAAAAAGCCATCGGCCCATCCGGATTATTCATTATCGTGAAACTTCCGTAAAGTCCCAACATCAGCGGAACCACAGCGAACAAAGTAAATTGTTGCGTCTCAGTTTCATTGTCAACCGCACTTCCAATCGCCGCGTACATCGAACTGTAAAAGATATAGCCAAACAAAAAGAAGAACACGAAAACCCCGATGATTCCAACATAATTCATATCCAAAAGAATGTGCGAAACCTCCGTCGCAATCTGCTGAATATCCAGATTTTTAAGAACGCCTTCTTCTCCAGCCGGAATATTTTTCTGCATCGCCGAAAATCCTGTATTCAAGAATATGGCCGCTGTCACGGTCATCGCAATCCAAACGATGAATTGCGTCAATGCCACCAAAGTTACACCCAGAATTTTCCCCATCATCAATTCAAAAGGTTTGACAGACGAGATGATAATTTCCACAACACGGTTATTTTTCTCTTCCAAAACGCTTCGCATCACACGCACGCCGTAGATGATGATGAACATAAACACCACGTACATCAATCCCATACTCAGCGCGGTTTTGATGCCAAAAGCAAGGTCACTTTCAGGCTTATCACTTTCCGTCACGTTTTGGGAAATCAGTTTGAAATTCTTATCAAGATTCACAATTCTGTCTTCCTTGATTCCAAGCTGTTTGATTTTTTCTTTCTTCAGAATATTACTCAAATCAGCCGATACTAAACTTTTCGTATCCATCCCGACCTTCTTGTTGGTTAACAGTTTTGTCCCACTTTCCAACGCATCAAAATTGGTGTCTTTGAGTTCCGGGATGATGAGCAAACCATCTGTACCTTTCAGTTCTTTCAGGTTTTTGACGAGTGCGTTTTCCGTATTTTCAGGCACAAAAGTATAAGTGATTTCTTTCGTCGATTTCAATTGTCCCGCGAAAAGTCCGCTTTTGTCCACCACATCAAAGTGATATTCCGCTTCGTTCGCCTTGAACATAAAACCAATCAAAACCCCAAAACCAACCATCAAAAGTGGCGCAAGAATCGTCAGAATAATAAAAGATTTCTTCTTGACCTGCGTCAGAAATTCCCTCTTGGTAATTAAATATATATTTTTCATTTATTGTAAAAAGTAAAATGTAATAAGTAGAATCATTTATCAATTATCATTCATCAACTATGATTGCACCGCATTAATGAAAACCTCATTCATACTAGGGATCTTCTCGTTGAAAGTCCGTATTGTTCCTGTTTTCACCAAATCCTGAAGCAGGATATTTTGATTCTCAGAATTCTTCAGTTCAAAATGAAACAAACCATTGTTGGTAGTCATATTTTCGATTTGATATTTTCTTGTCAGTTCCTCCAAATTTTCTGAATTCGTGTCCGCCAAAACCACAGAGAAAACATTCTGTTTGAATTGTTCGCGAACATCAAAAACTTTCCCGTCCAAAACCTTCTTAGAATTGTTGATGAGCGCCACAAAATCACACATTTCCTCCACACTTTCCATTCGGTGCGTCGAGAGAATGATGGTCGTTCCCTCATTTTTCAGACGAATAATTTGGTCTTTGATGAGATTTGCATTCACAGGGTCAAAACCCGAAAAAGGCTCATCCAGAATCAGCAATTTCGGGCGGTGCAAAACCGTCACCACAAACTGGATTTTCTGCGCCATCCCTTTCGAAAGTTCGCTCAGTTTTTTCTTCCACCATTGGTCGATGTTCAGTTGTTCAAACCAGAATTTAGCCTGCGAAAGTGCTTCTGCACGTGACATTCCTTTCAACTCGCCAAAATACAAAAGCTGGTCGCCCACCGTCATATTCTTGTAAAGTCCGCGCTCCTCCGGCATATAGCCGATGTTTCGGATGTGCTCCGGATTCAGCTCCTGGCCGTCAATCCAAACCTTTCCCTCATCTGCTTGCGTGATTTGGTTGATGATACGGATAAACGACGTTTTCCCCGCGCCATTCGGACCCAAAAGCCCATAAATACTCGCCGTAGGCACATCGATAGAAAAATCCTGAAGCGCAATTTTCTTCCCCGCGTTGTATGTTTTTTTGATATTTTCAGCTTTCAGCATTGATAATCTGTAATTAAAAAATGAATAAATAATATTAAGGAGCAAGACGATTTCCCCTTCGATTCACTTGTCCAACCCGCTTTCCGTTGCAATCTTTTTTTTCAAAAAAGGATTTCCACTACAATCGGGGCTATGTTGAGGTTTCGTCTTTCCATCGACGATTTTTAAAACCTCACAAAATTAGTTCATTAATCTCAAAAATGTTACAGAAAAACTTTGTAATTCAACTGTTCTTTGTCATTCTAAAAGTTTAGTTTCAATGTCCGCATTATTAATCTGAGCCTGATTGTTAGAAAATTGGTAGATATCAATAGGAACGGGCTTCAGCCCGTTTTAAAAGAGAATGGCGAGAGTTGGCTTTAGCCAAAATCTTTTTTAAGTTTCGGCTAAAGCTTTTGATTTTGAAATTTCTACATCGAGCTAAAACTCGACGCAATTGATAATCGATTAATAATCTTATTGTTATTAATGATTAAAAAAACAATCAAATCAGGTTTTTAGCAGTCTATATTCGTTGTAACAACAGATTTAGACGATGCAGTTATCTAAAACTGTAAACTTTTTATTTTTTCTTTAAAAATTCAAATCAAACACAATCCCAATTGCAGGAAATGCCGATGAATACGTGAAGACGCCTCAACTAAGTGAATCAACGGCTTAACTAAATGAATCACCGCCTTAACTAAATGAATCAAAAGCTCAACTAAATGAATCAATGACCCAACGAAGTGAATCGTCATCCCAACTAAACCAATCAACGGTTTAACTAAATTATACAATTAGGTTTCGTTATGTATCAACGTCTTTACGAAATGTGTTTTTGATGAGTTTAATCTTAAACAGAATAAAACCACATCTTTAGGTTTACTCCATAATAACAAAAAGAGTATAGAGATTCT belongs to Chryseobacterium sp. KACC 21268 and includes:
- a CDS encoding lipocalin family protein encodes the protein MKKFILIALASLSIISCRKDDEKEESLILGTWNLTKIQIMSGKDNSVLSSEIISDCPDKMTYLFSDNRYTLTIFKDNFIGSCVVDETENGEFNYNENQREVTFKSTLTGNPYIIKINSITNNELQLIDSYFGYDANNDGVIDKRVMVFSK
- a CDS encoding ABC transporter permease; amino-acid sequence: MKNIYLITKREFLTQVKKKSFIILTILAPLLMVGFGVLIGFMFKANEAEYHFDVVDKSGLFAGQLKSTKEITYTFVPENTENALVKNLKELKGTDGLLIIPELKDTNFDALESGTKLLTNKKVGMDTKSLVSADLSNILKKEKIKQLGIKEDRIVNLDKNFKLISQNVTESDKPESDLAFGIKTALSMGLMYVVFMFIIIYGVRVMRSVLEEKNNRVVEIIISSVKPFELMMGKILGVTLVALTQFIVWIAMTVTAAIFLNTGFSAMQKNIPAGEEGVLKNLDIQQIATEVSHILLDMNYVGIIGVFVFFFLFGYIFYSSMYAAIGSAVDNETETQQFTLFAVVPLMLGLYGSFTIMNNPDGPMAFWLSIIPFTSPVAMIARIPFGVPLWEILLSIFLLIASTLLMVFIASKIYRVGILMYGNKATLKEIWKWIRS
- a CDS encoding ATP-binding cassette domain-containing protein, producing MLKAENIKKTYNAGKKIALQDFSIDVPTASIYGLLGPNGAGKTSFIRIINQITQADEGKVWIDGQELNPEHIRNIGYMPEERGLYKNMTVGDQLLYFGELKGMSRAEALSQAKFWFEQLNIDQWWKKKLSELSKGMAQKIQFVVTVLHRPKLLILDEPFSGFDPVNANLIKDQIIRLKNEGTTIILSTHRMESVEEMCDFVALINNSKKVLDGKVFDVREQFKQNVFSVVLADTNSENLEELTRKYQIENMTTNNGLFHFELKNSENQNILLQDLVKTGTIRTFNEKIPSMNEVFINAVQS